From bacterium:
TGACAATTTGCTAGTGCTACATTACGTCCTTCTGGACATCCCATATTCCTATGTAATCTAATCAGTTTGATTAGGGGGAACGCCTTGGATATTGTTTCTACGGTCCTGTCTGTCGACGCAGAATCAACTATAACTATTTCAGTATTAGGATAATCCTGAACCAATGCCGAGTTAATTGCTGAAACAACTTCTTCGCATCTATTTTGTGTAAGTATTGCAATGCTGACAAGGGGACCTCCGTTCACTGTATTACCATATCCCTTTCATTATATCCTGGTAAGAATTTTCATATGCTGTTGCCATTCTTTCCATTGTGAATCTAGATTCGACTCTCTTTCTTCCGTTAATGCCAAATCTTCTCGCTATTTCAATGTTGTCCAGCAATGTAATGGTCTTTTCAGCTAATTCTTCAGAAGAATCCTTGTCTATGAGATATCCAGTTAATCCTTCGCTTACAATTTCAGGCAGTCCTCCAACGTTGCTAGCAACTACCGGAAGGCCACATGCCATCGCTTCAATACAAGCAAGTGGCATGCCTTCCCACTTGCTTGGCATCCAGAATATATCTGCCTCTTTTAATAATTTCGGAATGTCATTCCTAATCCCAAGAAATTTTATGTTCTCAGCAAGGCCTAGCTTTGCTGCTATTTCCTCTAGGCTTTTCCTTTCTGGTCCATCACCAGCAAGATTCAATATAGCGTTTCCGTATTCTTCCTTTATGTGTTTCAATGCTCTCAACGATTCCTCGTGACCTTTATGTCTATAGAAGTTGCCAACTTGAATTATTCTTGGTATATCTTTGTGAGAATATTCAAGCTTTGACGCGTAATTCTCTATTTGAATCCCATTATAAATAGTGCGAATGTTGCCTTCATTGATTCGCAGATATTGCCTTGCATAATTCTGAACATATTCTGAAACCGCTATATATCGGACTTTCCTAAACTTGCCAGATATTGAATCCAGCCCCGTTTTCACAATGGAA
This genomic window contains:
- a CDS encoding glycosyltransferase, which encodes MKILHMIGSLKYGGAESLIASLLPSLKERGLELVLVSLTSSLDLRENIDVSGIKIFDLGFVGNIYSLKEICSTSRKFGEILRREEPDIIHTHLFMPDIIARISSPLNSRLVTTLHTSDPWWQEKGRLRSIVKTGLDSISGKFRKVRYIAVSEYVQNYARQYLRINEGNIRTIYNGIQIENYASKLEYSHKDIPRIIQVGNFYRHKGHEESLRALKHIKEEYGNAILNLAGDGPERKSLEEIAAKLGLAENIKFLGIRNDIPKLLKEADIFWMPSKWEGMPLACIEAMACGLPVVASNVGGLPEIVSEGLTGYLIDKDSSEELAEKTITLLDNIEIARRFGINGRKRVESRFTMERMATAYENSYQDIMKGIW